A genomic stretch from Achromobacter spanius includes:
- the rplO gene encoding 50S ribosomal protein L15, which produces MSDMQLNSLKPAEGSKHAKRRVGRGIGSGLGKTAGRGHKGQKSRSGGFHKVGFEGGQMPLQRRLPKRGFTPLGQHLYAEVRLSDLQALPIDEVDVQVLKAAGVIGQAVRYAKVIKSGELSRKVVLKGITATAGARAAIEGAGGSLA; this is translated from the coding sequence ATGTCGGATATGCAACTTAATTCGCTGAAGCCCGCTGAGGGCAGCAAGCACGCCAAGCGCCGCGTCGGCCGTGGTATCGGTTCGGGTCTGGGTAAAACCGCCGGCCGTGGCCACAAAGGTCAGAAGTCGCGCTCGGGCGGTTTCCATAAGGTTGGCTTCGAAGGCGGTCAAATGCCGCTGCAGCGTCGTCTGCCCAAGCGTGGTTTCACCCCGCTCGGTCAGCACCTGTACGCCGAAGTTCGTCTGTCGGACCTGCAAGCCCTGCCCATCGACGAAGTCGACGTGCAAGTGCTCAAGGCGGCTGGCGTGATTGGTCAGGCGGTTCGTTACGCCAAGGTCATCAAGTCGGGTGAACTCTCGCGCAAGGTCGTGCTCAAGGGCATTACCGCGACGGCCGGCGCTCGCGCCGCCATCGAAGGCGCGGGCGGCTCGCTTGCTTGA
- the rpmD gene encoding 50S ribosomal protein L30 translates to MAQKQIKVTLVRSVIGTKQSHRDTVRGLGLGRINSSRVLVDTPEVRGMIRKVDYLVSVSEA, encoded by the coding sequence ATGGCTCAGAAGCAGATCAAAGTGACCCTCGTGCGCTCCGTGATCGGTACCAAGCAATCGCACCGTGACACGGTTCGCGGTTTGGGCTTGGGCCGCATCAACAGCAGCCGCGTGTTGGTCGATACGCCCGAGGTGCGTGGGATGATCCGTAAGGTGGATTATCTCGTTTCCGTCTCGGAAGCCTAA
- the rpsE gene encoding 30S ribosomal protein S5: MAKVQGKNAAEKENDDGLREKMIAVNRVSKVVKGGRTMSFAALTVVGDGDGRVGMGKGKAREVPVSVQKAMEQARRGMFKVALKNGTLHHTVVGKHGAATVLISPAAEGTGVIAGGPMRAIFEVMGVRNVVAKSLGSSNPYNMVRATLNGLRASLTPADVAAKRGKSVEEILG, translated from the coding sequence ATGGCTAAAGTACAAGGCAAGAACGCCGCGGAAAAAGAGAACGATGACGGCCTCCGCGAAAAGATGATCGCGGTCAACCGCGTGAGCAAAGTGGTCAAGGGTGGTCGCACCATGAGCTTTGCCGCGCTGACCGTGGTTGGCGATGGCGATGGTCGCGTCGGCATGGGTAAGGGCAAGGCGCGTGAAGTGCCGGTGTCCGTCCAGAAGGCAATGGAACAGGCCCGTCGCGGCATGTTCAAGGTTGCTCTGAAGAACGGCACGCTGCACCACACCGTGGTTGGCAAGCATGGCGCCGCTACCGTGCTGATCTCGCCGGCTGCTGAAGGTACTGGCGTTATCGCCGGCGGCCCGATGCGCGCTATTTTTGAAGTGATGGGTGTGCGTAACGTGGTTGCCAAGAGCCTGGGCTCGAGCAACCCCTACAACATGGTTCGCGCCACGTTGAATGGTCTGCGCGCTTCCCTGACCCCGGCCGATGTTGCTGCCAAGCGCGGCAAGTCGGTCGAAGAAATCCTGGGGTAA
- the rplR gene encoding 50S ribosomal protein L18: MDKKVSRLRRAVPTRRKINELRVHRLSVFRSNQHIYANIISPEGDRVLVSASTVEAEVRAQLAGQTGQGGNTAAATLVGKRVAEKAKAAGIELVAFDRSGFRYHGRVKALADAAREAGLKF, from the coding sequence ATGGACAAAAAAGTTTCCCGTTTGCGTCGTGCGGTTCCGACCCGCCGGAAGATCAACGAGCTGCGCGTTCACCGCCTCTCGGTCTTCCGCTCGAACCAGCACATCTACGCCAACATCATTTCGCCGGAAGGCGATCGCGTTCTGGTCAGCGCCTCGACGGTGGAAGCCGAAGTGCGTGCGCAACTGGCCGGCCAAACCGGTCAGGGTGGCAACACTGCCGCTGCGACGCTGGTTGGCAAGCGCGTGGCCGAAAAGGCCAAGGCTGCCGGTATTGAACTGGTCGCTTTCGATCGCTCGGGCTTTCGTTACCATGGCCGCGTGAAAGCGCTGGCCGATGCCGCGCGTGAAGCCGGCCTGAAGTTCTAA
- the rplF gene encoding 50S ribosomal protein L6: MSRIAKYPVELPKGVEADIKQDQITVKGPMGTLTQALTGDVTVAMDDGKLTFAAANETRHANAMSGTVRALVANMVTGVSKGFERKLTLVGVGYRASIQGDAVKLQLGFSHDVLHQLPAGIKAECPTQTEIVIKGANKQVVGQMAAEIRAYREPEPYKGKGVRYSDERVVIKETKKK, from the coding sequence TGTCACGTATCGCTAAGTATCCGGTCGAACTGCCCAAGGGTGTCGAAGCTGACATCAAGCAGGATCAGATCACTGTCAAGGGCCCGATGGGTACCCTGACTCAAGCCCTGACTGGCGACGTCACGGTTGCGATGGATGACGGCAAGCTCACGTTTGCCGCCGCCAACGAAACTCGTCACGCCAATGCCATGTCGGGTACCGTGCGCGCTCTGGTGGCCAATATGGTTACCGGCGTGAGCAAGGGCTTCGAGCGCAAGCTGACCCTGGTTGGCGTGGGTTACCGCGCCTCGATCCAAGGCGATGCCGTTAAGCTGCAGCTCGGTTTCTCGCACGACGTTTTGCATCAGTTGCCGGCCGGTATCAAGGCCGAATGCCCCACCCAGACGGAAATCGTCATCAAGGGCGCCAACAAGCAAGTCGTCGGTCAGATGGCCGCTGAAATCCGCGCGTACCGCGAACCCGAACCCTACAAGGGCAAGGGTGTGCGTTACTCGGACGAACGCGTCGTCATCAAAGAAACCAAGAAGAAATAA